The sequence GTGTTGATCCAGACCCACACATGAGTCAGGTAGCGCCCGTAGAGTCGACTCTTCGGCACGCTTGAGTCGTACTCGGGGTAGCCGCAGACCAGCGCATCCGGCGCCTGGCTGGCACGGTCGAGAAACAGCGCCACGCTGTCGAGATCGTGCTGGCCGTCGGCGTCGACCTGCAGCGCATGGCTGAAGCCCAGACGGGACGCCTCGCGCAGCCCGGAGGCCACCGCCGCGCCCTTGCCCCGATTTTCGCCGTGCCGGACCAGGTGCACCGACGGATGCTGCGCCAGCGCGTCGATGACCTCTGCCGCGGCGGGGCGGGAGGCGTCGTCGACGAGCACGCAGTGCAAATCCTCCGCGAGCAGCGCGCGAACCACTGATGGCAGGCTGCGCTCGTGGTTGTACACCGGCACCACCGCACAGGGTTTGAACCAGTCTTCATCGATGGCCAGCGACAACTGCTGATGGACGCCTGGCTGCGTGGGCGGGGCGTCGGTGGCGGATGCAATCGGGGTGAGGGTGGTCACGGGTGTTCTCCCAGCAGAATGCGGCCGGACGAGCAGGGCGCTTCGCCGTTGCGGTAAGCGAAGTGCAGCTTGCTGCGCTCGCGGTCAAAACGCAGGGTCAGGTGCAGGTGGTCACCCGGGCGGGCGAGCTGCTGGAACTTGAGTACTTCCATGCCGCGAAAGCACGGCGGCAGATCGTCGATCAGCTCGCGGGCCAGCGCGATCGCCCAATCGATCTGCACAACGCCAGGCAGCACAGGCGTGTGCGGGAAGTGACCGGTGAAATGCGCGAGGTCCAGCGGCACGCCCAGTTTCAGCTGCCATTGAGCGTCTTGCTCGGTTGTACTGACGCGCTCGGGCTGCAACGGGCGAGGGGCCTGTAGCAGCCGCTCGAGGTCGGCCTGCGGCAGCTTGCCTTGGGCGTTGTAAGGTAGCTGCTGCACCAGGCGCCAGCGACGCGGTAAGGCCAGCGCCTCGCAGTGATTCGCCAGGTGATTACGCAGTGCCTCGGTCAGGGCGCGTCGGCCGCCGTTGCGCAGCGCATGCAGCCCGGCCTCGCTTAGGGCAACCAGCGCCGCGAGGTAGGCGCGGTTGTCGACGATCACGCCGAGGCGCGCTTCGCTGACGAACGGGTGCGTGGCCAGGCCCGCTTCCAGCATCGGCAGGGAGATGCGTTTCTCTTCCAGCTTGACGATACGATCCAGCCGGCCGAGCAGTTCGAAGCGCCCATCGGCCTCGATTTGCGCCGCATCGGCCGTCTGCTCGACATGGCCTGGTGGCAGGCAAGGTGAGGCGATGCGCAGTGCGCCGTGTTCGTCCTGGCTCAGTTGCACGGCGGGGAACGGCTGCCACAGGCTGCCACCCTCACGCCAGGCGATGCCGCCGGTTTCCGAGCTGCCGTAGATTTCCGTCGGCAGTTGGCCCAGACGCTGCTGCAATCGCTGCGCGGCGTCGGCATCGAGGGGGCCACCCGAGGAAAAGACTCGCCGCACGCCGCGCAGGGCGGGCCAGTCGAGGTTATCGCTCATCCGCTTGAGCAGTGCCGGGCTGGCCACCCAGCAGAAGCTGGCGTGCTGACGGCTGGCCCGCTGGATGTCTTCGGAGAAGGGCTGGGCACGGCGCAGAAAGGGGCGGCCAGCGCACAGCGGCCAGAGCACCCGGAACAGCAATCCGTAAATATGCTGTGCGGCGACGCTGGCGATCATGCAGGCATCGCCGAGATCGGCGCCCCAGCAGGCTTCGAGCGTTTCCACTTCGTTGGCCAACTGACGCAGGCGCTTGTCGATCAGTTTCGGTTCGCCGCTGGAGCCTGAGGTGCAGAGCAGCAGTCGGCACTGGTCGAGATCCAGCTTCGCCCCTGCGAGCGGCTCGGCCATGAGGTCCGCGATCCGCACGTCGCCGTCCTGGTCCGTCAGCCAGAGGTCGGCCTGGTGGGCCAGTCGTGCGCGATTCGCGGGTTGCAGATCGGCCGGTAGCAACACCGTTACGCCGGCTCGCCAGGCGCCGAGCAGGGCAATGGCCAGCTCACCCGCATCCTCCAGATGAATCGCGAGGCGGGCGACACCGCGGTTACGCAGCCCGGCGGCCAGGCGCAGCGCTTGCTGGCGCAGCTCGGCATGGTCCAGCTCGGGGGCCAGCGTGACCGGGCGCGATTTGGGCGTCTGATCGAGCAGGTGTTCCAGGGAAATCCAGTTCATTTAGCGTTCCTGATGCGCTGGCGTACCAGCCACTCACCGGCAAAGAGCAGTCCCATCAGCAGATAGGCGATCAGCCCGGTGTACAGCGTCCACCAGCTCAGCGGCGCCCAGAGCGCGAGGCCGCTGGCGATGCTGGCATTGACGACGAAATAGCCCACCCAGACCCAGGTCACTTGCCGCGTATAGCGCACCGCCGCGGGAGGCAGCTCAGGCTCGCTCAGCCGCGCGAGGCGCTCGATGATCGGCATGCCAGAGCACAGACTGCCGGCGAACAGGCCGAGCAGCGCCAGGCTGATCAGCACTGGGTACCAGCGCAGCAGCGCCGGCTCACCGGCCAAACCGAGCAGCAGGCAGAACACCAGGGCGACCGTCGCTAGCGTGCGGCTGAGCGGCGTTTGCCTGCCGCTGAACATCCGCGCCAGCCATAGCGCGCCGAGCAGCAGCGCGAACAGACGCGGCGACAGATGCTCCAGGCCCAGGTACACGGCGAACGGGTAGGCGAGGCCAGCCAGCAACAGGCCGAGAGCAATCAGCCGGCTGGCGTTCGCCTTGCCTGGTGGTGCGGGTGCTTGCATCACGTGTTGTCCGTTTGCGCGTTGGGCAGAATCGCAACCGCCCGGCCGCGTGAGCGGGCGACGGCTGGCTTCCTTGACCGTGCGGCTCAGGCCGTTTGCGGGTTCACCAGGCGATACACCGCTTCGACGACATCGCCTACGGTGCGGACCGACTTGAATTCTTCCGCGGCGATCTTCTTGCCGGTCTGGCGCTTGATGTGGTCGATCAGGTCGACGGCGTCGATGCTGTCGATTTCCAGGTCCTGATACAGATTGGCTTCAAGGCTGATGCGCTCGGGGTCGAGTTCGAAGAGTTCGACCAGCGCATCGCGCAGGGTCTGGAAGATCTCGTTGCGACTGTTCACGTTGGGTTCCTCCTCAGGCGACGGCGCGGTTGGCGCTAACGTAGGCGGCCAGGCTGTCGACACTGGCGAAATGCTTGCGCGTGTCCTTGGCGTCGGCATCGATCTTGATGCCGAAGCGCTTCTGGATCGCCAGGCCCAGTTCCAGCGCGTCGACCGAGTCCAGCCCGAGCCCTTCGCCGAAGAGCGGCTGGTCGGCCGCGATGTCGTTCGGGCCGAGGTCTTCCAGACCCAGGGCGTCGATGATCAGTTGCTTGATTTCAAGCTGCAGTTGGCTCATCGAGTGCGAGCTCCTTTATGAAGTGTCGGTGCAGATGGTCGTTGAGTCGCCGCGAGGCGATGGGCGCCGCTTTCCCTGCAGCGAATGCCTGCGGATCGATGTCCTCACCGACGCGCAGATGGAAGTGAAAGCGCCTTGCCGGAATGCGATACCAGGGCTCGGCCTTGGTCAGGGTGGTCGGCGTCACGCTGATCACCACCGGCGTGACCAGGCCCGCGCCGCGCAGGGCGATTGCCGCCGCGCCCCGATGGAACTGCGGCGCCTGGCCGGGCGTGGTGCGCGTGCCTTCGGGAAAGATGATCAGTGTCTGGCCCTGTTGCAGCGCGTCGGCGGCTTCATCGAGCATCTCGGCGCTGCCGTTGTTGCTGATGTATTGCGCGGCGCGGATCGGCCCTCGGGTGAAGGGGTTGTCCCAGAGACTCTGTTTGACGACGCAATTGGCATCGCGGATCAGCGCGATCAGCACGACCACGTCGATCAGCGAGGGATGGTTGGCGATCACCAGTTGGCCGGGGCGGCCCAGGCGCTCGGCGCCTTCGACTTCGTAAGTCAGCACGCCGCTGCGGTACATGAACTGGACGAACAGCCAGAACAGCCGGCTCACGGTCTGGCGTGCCCGCCGGCGGCGCGTGACGGCATCGCCGGGCAACAGCCCGAGCAGAGGGAACACGACCAGGCGCAGGCAAAGCCCGCCGAGGCCGAACAGGGTGAACGACAGCCCGGTGGCGATCAGGCGCCATAGCCAGGGTGCGTTGGGACGGCTCAGTGCATTTGCTGCCAGTTCCATTGGCGTCCCTCCCATTGATGTTGAAGGCTGGCGTGGCCATCGAGCAATGCGCCGACCAATTCGAGCGCATGGGGTCGACGGGGCGGTGGCAATCGGCTCTCTGCAGGTTGGAGGCCCAGCTGCCAGCTGCGGCCCGGTTTGAGCAGCAGCGCCACGGCATAGGGGAAGCTGACGTCGTCGATCCAGGGCGCATACAGCTCAGGCGTCTGGTCTTCGGCGATCACCACCAGCACTGCCGGTGCACCCTCGCCGAGCAGCAGGGAGGCTTCGAGGACTGCGTGCTCGAGGCCATCGCCTTGTGCGGCCAGCGCCGTCATCTCGCTGGGGTCTTGTTGCTGGATCGACCAGAGCCCGATGATCGCGTTGTGCACCGACAGGCTGAACTGCGTCGGCGAAAGCGGTTCGCCGTTTGCCAGGTCATTGAGGATGGCGAAGGTGCGCGCGGTTTCGCCGTGGCGTGAGGCGTATACCAGCGGCATCGGCGGCTGCCCTGCCGCCAGCGGCGTGGCCACGGCGAACACCATGCGCGCCAGACGGCTCATTCGCCGCCGCTGCATGGCAGGCAGAAAGCCGACGTCCGGCTGGGCATCGCCATCTTCCGGGTCGTGCGGGGCCCGAGCCCAGTTCGCCCAGTCGCCGGCACCCGTCAGGCCCGGAGCCCAGGCCTGCCATTGATCGATATCGAATTGAATCACGCGAGAACTCACCGGCTCGTTTGCGAGCCTTGTTGTTGGCGTGTCGACGTCCCTGTACTGCGACTATCGGTAAATTGTCCGCCGTGAAAGTGGCGGCATTATCCAATCGCGATTGGGCTGAGGCAAACGTTGCTTGAAATATCCTGATAAGAGGTCGACGCGTTTATCGGAACCGAGTGGCGCTGCCGGCAGTCTGTTAAAGGTTTCGACCGGTTCGGTGGCTCTGCCTCATGCATGCGCCGGCATTGGCTGATGCGCACGCGGTGTTTCGTGAGCAGCGAAAACCGCGCCTTGCTGGCTTTCAGGGACGCGTTACACGCCCTGCTGCGCAAGCCAGGCCAGGAGCTGTGGCAAGGGCAATGCGCCGCTCTGGCGCGCAATTTCTCGGCCGTTCCTGAACAAGATCAGGCTCGGAATCGAGCGAATGCCCAGCTGGGTCGACAGTTGTGGGTTGGCCTCGCTGTCCAGCTTGGCCAACCGACAGCGCCCCTTCAGCTGGGCCGCAGCCTGGGCGAAGGTGGGCGCAAAGCTGCGGCAAGGCCCGCACCAGCTAGCCCACACGTCCACCAGCAAGGGCAGGTCGCCCTTGATCTGACTGGCGAAGCTGGCCTGATTGACATCGAAGGGGCTGTCGGTCAGTACGCTGGATTTACAGCGACCGCAGCGCGGCCCCTCGGCCAGGCGGTCGGTAGGGATTCGATTGAGCCCGGCGCAATGCGCACAAGGAATGATCAACGGGTCGCTCATGGCAGGCTCCGAAACGGGTGGTTTTCTCTGGTATGGGGTCGTGGGCTGCGATATCAAGAAGGCCAGCGCCTTCACCAATCTCTGCGACGAGGGACAGGCCTGGCGTGCGTCCAGGCTTATGCTACCCGGGCCAGCTTTAGTGACGCCTGGCGCGGCATGCCCTCAAAGCGGTGTCAGCGGCCAGAACAGCGGAATCACTGCCGTCGCAACGACCCACAGCAACAGATTCAACGGAATCCCCACCTTGAGAAAGTCGACGAAGCGATAGCCGCCGGCGTTGTACACGAAGGTGTTGGTCTGATAGCCGATGGGCGTGGCGAAGCTGGCGCTGGCGGCGAACATCACCGCGACGACGAAGGCGCGCGGGTCGATACCCAGCTGTTGGGCGAGGCCGATCGCGATGGGCGTGACCAGCACGGCGACCGCGTTGTTGGAGAGAATCTCGGTCAACACCGAGGTGAACAAATAAATGAACCCCAGCATGAACAACGGCCCAGCCCAGGGTGTCAGGTCGACGACACTGGAAACGATCAGCCCGACCAAGCCGACCTTGTTCATCGCCACGCTGATCGCGAGCATGCCGAAGATCAGGCTGAGAATTTTCCAATCGACTGCTTTATAGGCGTCCTCGACATCGAGGCAGCGGGTGGCCAACACCGCGGCGGCGCCGATGATCGCCAGACCTTCGATCGGCATCACGCCGAATGCCGCCAGCAGCATCACGGCCAGCGTCGTGGTCATGGCAATCGGTGCCTTGTCCCGGCGAAACGCGTGCTCCTGCACGGCGTTGAGGCTGATCAGTTCGCCGTTCTCTGCAAAGCGCTTGATCTGCGCGGGCGAGCCCTCGAGCAGCATCACGTCACCGAACTGCAGCTGGAAGTCGTCCAGATTGC comes from Stutzerimonas stutzeri and encodes:
- a CDS encoding glycosyltransferase family 2 protein, encoding MTTLTPIASATDAPPTQPGVHQQLSLAIDEDWFKPCAVVPVYNHERSLPSVVRALLAEDLHCVLVDDASRPAAAEVIDALAQHPSVHLVRHGENRGKGAAVASGLREASRLGFSHALQVDADGQHDLDSVALFLDRASQAPDALVCGYPEYDSSVPKSRLYGRYLTHVWVWINTLSLSIRDSMCGFRVYPLQPTLALLDSTALGQRMDFDTEILVRLHWREQPMVWLPTRVHYPTDGVSHFRLWRDNLLISSMHARLFGGMLLRAPALLWRRWRG
- a CDS encoding AMP-binding protein — encoded protein: MNWISLEHLLDQTPKSRPVTLAPELDHAELRQQALRLAAGLRNRGVARLAIHLEDAGELAIALLGAWRAGVTVLLPADLQPANRARLAHQADLWLTDQDGDVRIADLMAEPLAGAKLDLDQCRLLLCTSGSSGEPKLIDKRLRQLANEVETLEACWGADLGDACMIASVAAQHIYGLLFRVLWPLCAGRPFLRRAQPFSEDIQRASRQHASFCWVASPALLKRMSDNLDWPALRGVRRVFSSGGPLDADAAQRLQQRLGQLPTEIYGSSETGGIAWREGGSLWQPFPAVQLSQDEHGALRIASPCLPPGHVEQTADAAQIEADGRFELLGRLDRIVKLEEKRISLPMLEAGLATHPFVSEARLGVIVDNRAYLAALVALSEAGLHALRNGGRRALTEALRNHLANHCEALALPRRWRLVQQLPYNAQGKLPQADLERLLQAPRPLQPERVSTTEQDAQWQLKLGVPLDLAHFTGHFPHTPVLPGVVQIDWAIALARELIDDLPPCFRGMEVLKFQQLARPGDHLHLTLRFDRERSKLHFAYRNGEAPCSSGRILLGEHP
- a CDS encoding acyl carrier protein codes for the protein MNSRNEIFQTLRDALVELFELDPERISLEANLYQDLEIDSIDAVDLIDHIKRQTGKKIAAEEFKSVRTVGDVVEAVYRLVNPQTA
- a CDS encoding phosphopantetheine-binding protein; translated protein: MSQLQLEIKQLIIDALGLEDLGPNDIAADQPLFGEGLGLDSVDALELGLAIQKRFGIKIDADAKDTRKHFASVDSLAAYVSANRAVA
- a CDS encoding lysophospholipid acyltransferase family protein, whose protein sequence is MELAANALSRPNAPWLWRLIATGLSFTLFGLGGLCLRLVVFPLLGLLPGDAVTRRRRARQTVSRLFWLFVQFMYRSGVLTYEVEGAERLGRPGQLVIANHPSLIDVVVLIALIRDANCVVKQSLWDNPFTRGPIRAAQYISNNGSAEMLDEAADALQQGQTLIIFPEGTRTTPGQAPQFHRGAAAIALRGAGLVTPVVISVTPTTLTKAEPWYRIPARRFHFHLRVGEDIDPQAFAAGKAAPIASRRLNDHLHRHFIKELALDEPTAA
- a CDS encoding beta-ketoacyl synthase chain length factor; this encodes MIQFDIDQWQAWAPGLTGAGDWANWARAPHDPEDGDAQPDVGFLPAMQRRRMSRLARMVFAVATPLAAGQPPMPLVYASRHGETARTFAILNDLANGEPLSPTQFSLSVHNAIIGLWSIQQQDPSEMTALAAQGDGLEHAVLEASLLLGEGAPAVLVVIAEDQTPELYAPWIDDVSFPYAVALLLKPGRSWQLGLQPAESRLPPPRRPHALELVGALLDGHASLQHQWEGRQWNWQQMH
- the trxC gene encoding thioredoxin TrxC; this encodes MSDPLIIPCAHCAGLNRIPTDRLAEGPRCGRCKSSVLTDSPFDVNQASFASQIKGDLPLLVDVWASWCGPCRSFAPTFAQAAAQLKGRCRLAKLDSEANPQLSTQLGIRSIPSLILFRNGREIARQSGALPLPQLLAWLAQQGV